One region of Azospirillum lipoferum 4B genomic DNA includes:
- a CDS encoding ABC transporter ATP-binding protein, which yields MTNALDILTLRAGYGAINVLWDVSLSVETGKTTVIVGPNGAGKTTLLRAIMGLVPATSGDIRVDGQSRKAMKTWDRVADGVVMIPEGRMIFPDMTVEDNLMMGAFPPGCRREWKRNKAMVMDMFPRLAERRGQIAGTLSGGEAQMLAIGRGLMEQPRVCLIDEPSLGLAPVVVDEIFRILARLRAEGLTILLVEQNTSRALKIADHVYLMQSGKVVLSERGDRVDLERLHALYFAHETAA from the coding sequence ATGACCAACGCGCTCGATATCCTGACGCTTCGGGCCGGCTATGGTGCGATCAATGTGCTGTGGGACGTCTCGCTGTCGGTGGAGACCGGCAAGACCACGGTGATCGTCGGCCCGAACGGCGCCGGCAAGACCACGCTGCTGCGCGCCATCATGGGGCTGGTGCCCGCCACCTCGGGCGACATCCGCGTTGATGGGCAGAGCCGCAAGGCGATGAAGACCTGGGACCGGGTGGCCGACGGGGTGGTGATGATCCCCGAAGGCCGGATGATCTTCCCCGACATGACGGTGGAGGACAACCTGATGATGGGTGCCTTCCCGCCCGGCTGCCGCAGGGAGTGGAAGCGCAACAAGGCGATGGTCATGGACATGTTCCCCCGGCTGGCGGAACGGCGCGGCCAGATCGCCGGCACCCTGTCGGGCGGCGAGGCGCAGATGCTCGCCATCGGCCGCGGCCTGATGGAGCAGCCGCGCGTCTGTCTGATCGACGAGCCGTCGCTGGGCCTCGCCCCCGTCGTGGTCGACGAGATCTTCCGCATCCTGGCCCGCCTGCGGGCGGAAGGGCTGACCATCCTGCTGGTGGAGCAGAACACCAGCCGCGCCCTGAAGATCGCCGACCATGTCTATCTGATGCAGTCCGGCAAGGTCGTGCTGTCCGAACGCGGCGACCGGGTGGATCTGGAGCGCCTGCACGCGCTTTACTTCGCGCACGAAACAGCCGCGTGA
- a CDS encoding PaaI family thioesterase yields the protein MDDLLNGEPESGFQRLLGYALSRWEEGEAELTMAIDERHLNRAGVVHGGVLATLLDTVSGFSATYCPFPGRVRRVVTLSLSTSFLGQARTGTLVATGRLRGGGRKIVGVAAEIRHGDTGALIATSEGMFKYRPGSENREGTEI from the coding sequence ATGGACGATCTGCTGAACGGGGAGCCGGAATCGGGGTTCCAGCGCCTGCTGGGCTACGCCTTGAGTCGCTGGGAGGAGGGGGAGGCGGAGCTGACGATGGCCATCGACGAGCGCCACCTGAACCGGGCCGGGGTGGTGCATGGCGGGGTTCTGGCGACGCTTTTGGACACGGTTTCCGGATTCTCGGCAACATACTGTCCCTTTCCCGGCCGGGTGCGGCGGGTGGTGACGCTGTCGCTGTCCACGAGCTTCCTGGGGCAGGCGCGCACCGGTACGCTGGTCGCCACCGGCCGGCTGCGCGGCGGCGGGCGCAAGATCGTCGGCGTGGCGGCGGAGATCCGCCACGGCGACACCGGCGCCCTGATCGCCACGTCGGAAGGCATGTTCAAATACCGGCCGGGCAGCGAGAACCGGGAGGGAACCGAGATATGA
- a CDS encoding oxepin-CoA hydrolase, alternative type has translation MSGQLTVARQGRVMVLTMDDAATKNALGPEMMAAARDALVQAAEDPGVGAIVLTGANGSFCSGGNLGRLLGNAKADPEVTRGSLEHFHGWTRAMRACPKPVIAAVEGAAAGAGFSVALGCDLIVAAEDAVFTLAYVKVGLNPDGGASAFLARAATPQLAAEIMFEGGRIGAARLAQLAIVNRVVAPGTALAEAMAWAERLAEGPTLAIGRAKRLIESGFGAPDDQLDREAAFFVEALHGAEAAEGITAFFEKRAPNYPRG, from the coding sequence ATGAGCGGACAACTGACCGTCGCGCGCCAGGGCCGCGTGATGGTGCTGACCATGGACGACGCGGCCACCAAGAACGCGCTCGGGCCGGAGATGATGGCCGCCGCCCGCGATGCGCTGGTCCAGGCGGCGGAGGATCCGGGGGTGGGCGCCATCGTCCTGACCGGGGCCAACGGCAGCTTCTGTTCCGGCGGCAACCTGGGCCGGCTGCTCGGCAATGCCAAGGCCGACCCGGAGGTGACCCGCGGCAGCCTGGAGCACTTCCATGGCTGGACCCGCGCCATGCGCGCCTGCCCCAAGCCGGTGATCGCCGCGGTGGAGGGGGCCGCCGCCGGGGCTGGATTCTCGGTAGCGCTCGGTTGCGACCTGATCGTCGCGGCGGAGGATGCGGTGTTCACCCTGGCCTATGTGAAGGTCGGGCTGAACCCGGACGGCGGCGCGTCGGCCTTTCTCGCCCGCGCCGCGACGCCGCAGCTGGCGGCCGAGATCATGTTCGAGGGCGGCAGGATCGGCGCGGCGCGGCTGGCCCAGCTCGCCATCGTCAACCGGGTGGTGGCGCCCGGCACCGCTCTCGCCGAGGCGATGGCCTGGGCGGAGCGGTTGGCCGAGGGACCGACGCTGGCCATCGGCCGGGCGAAGCGGCTGATCGAGAGCGGCTTCGGAGCGCCCGACGACCAGCTCGACCGCGAGGCCGCCTTCTTCGTCGAGGCGCTCCATGGGGCGGAGGCGGCGGAGGGCATCACCGCCTTCTTCGAGAAGCGGGCGCCCAATTACCCCCGCGGCTGA
- a CDS encoding response regulator: protein MKLLVVEDDPLIGPAVKAVLENAGYTVVGPLRDAAKAARVGARECPDLALVDVNLAGGENGLVLARRLWQDNGIPSLLMTGFDHHAAEARSFAMGLLRKPVMPDALVQAIGAAGEILGGLRPSSKPDALEIFHGSAAFASGLPKMRSA from the coding sequence TTGAAGTTGCTTGTCGTCGAGGACGATCCGCTGATCGGTCCGGCCGTCAAGGCCGTTCTGGAGAATGCGGGCTACACCGTGGTCGGACCGTTGCGCGATGCCGCCAAGGCCGCGCGGGTCGGTGCCCGCGAATGTCCCGACCTGGCGCTGGTCGACGTCAATCTCGCGGGTGGGGAGAACGGCCTCGTGCTGGCGCGGCGGCTGTGGCAGGACAACGGCATTCCATCGCTGCTGATGACCGGTTTCGATCACCATGCGGCGGAAGCCCGCAGCTTCGCCATGGGCCTGCTGCGCAAGCCGGTGATGCCGGACGCGCTGGTCCAGGCCATCGGCGCCGCCGGGGAAATCCTGGGCGGGTTGCGCCCGTCCTCCAAGCCGGACGCGCTGGAGATCTTCCACGGCTCCGCCGCCTTTGCCTCCGGGCTTCCCAAAATGCGCTCGGCCTGA
- the treY gene encoding malto-oligosyltrehalose synthase, translating to MAPAAGKPIPRATYRVQLNGEFGFGRTTAIADYIARLGVSHLYASPYMKARPGSTHGYDIVNHNELNPEVGDQNDFRALVEALKRNKLGQILDFVPNHMGVGGSDNEWWLNVLEWGPESPYAGYFDIEWESDYRYLQGKLLVPFLGDQYGAVLVSGGLELRFDSETGSFAVWAYGSHKLPVRPQDYGTILGTDHPDLERIGDAFAHLAYARPHQIARAGVQKAELATLVATRPDVADAINQRLSVFRGYQGEIDSWGHLHALIAGQNWRVAYFKVAADDINYRRFFNINELAGLRMDEPELFDVAHRMVLGMVEDGTLDGIRIDHIDGLIDPRGYCERLVAAASKPFYLVVEKILARHERLREDWPIDGTTGYEYANLMGGLFVDPKAEEAFTRLYADFIGRRDDFEEVVRQCKIRIMESEMASELNVLSRKAARIARSNPATADFTANILHQALKETIARFPVYRTYVDGGVPSDLDRRDIDWAISQARRAEQGPDGSVYDFLQRLLTTDLVAAPKSGYSHRQVTRFAMRFQQYSGPVMAKGLEDTAFYRYNRLAALNEVGGHPDHFGVSVSAFHRANQDRARNWPGNMLASTTHDTKRGEDTRARLYALSEMPEEWERQVQTWSRLLRARRGDVEGTAPPDRNDEYLFYQLLLGAWPAELTGASVEQIEQSAMTAFAERIVGAMTKSMREAKLHSTWAAPNEAYEGAVISFIHDALDVTRRNAFLEAFLPFQAALARIGMVNGLSQTLLKLTSPGVPDIYQGCELWNLSLVDPDNRLPVDYDARRKLLDEVEGVVERGVVAGLLERWTDGAVKLAVTRQALAVRAEKPEVFSAGEYLPLDATGDRADHVVAYARRAGDDTVVVAVPRLVGQLGESPDWGNTAIPLPRGARWRNRLTGAEVEGGDAVSIATLFADLPVALLSREG from the coding sequence ATGGCCCCCGCCGCCGGCAAGCCGATCCCTCGTGCGACGTACCGGGTCCAACTGAATGGCGAATTCGGCTTCGGCCGGACCACCGCCATCGCCGACTATATCGCCCGGCTGGGTGTCAGCCATCTTTACGCCTCCCCCTACATGAAGGCGCGGCCGGGCAGCACCCACGGCTATGACATCGTCAACCACAACGAGCTGAACCCGGAGGTCGGCGACCAGAACGACTTCCGCGCTCTGGTGGAAGCGCTGAAGCGCAACAAGCTCGGCCAGATCCTGGACTTCGTGCCCAACCACATGGGTGTCGGCGGGTCCGACAACGAATGGTGGTTGAACGTGCTGGAGTGGGGGCCGGAAAGCCCGTATGCCGGGTATTTCGACATCGAATGGGAATCCGATTACCGCTATCTCCAGGGCAAGCTTCTTGTACCCTTCCTGGGCGACCAGTATGGCGCGGTGCTGGTGTCAGGCGGGCTGGAGCTGCGCTTCGACAGTGAGACCGGCAGCTTCGCGGTGTGGGCCTATGGCAGCCACAAGCTGCCGGTGCGGCCGCAGGATTACGGCACCATCCTCGGCACCGACCACCCGGATCTGGAGCGGATCGGCGATGCCTTCGCCCATCTCGCCTATGCCCGGCCCCATCAGATCGCACGGGCCGGCGTTCAGAAGGCGGAACTGGCGACACTGGTCGCGACCCGGCCGGACGTGGCCGACGCGATCAACCAGCGGCTGTCCGTCTTCCGCGGCTATCAGGGGGAGATCGACAGCTGGGGCCATCTGCACGCGCTGATCGCCGGCCAGAACTGGCGCGTCGCCTATTTCAAGGTGGCGGCCGACGACATCAACTACCGCCGCTTCTTCAACATCAACGAGTTGGCCGGCCTGCGCATGGACGAGCCGGAGCTGTTCGACGTCGCCCACCGCATGGTGCTGGGGATGGTGGAGGACGGCACGCTCGACGGCATCCGCATCGACCACATCGACGGGCTGATCGACCCCAGGGGCTATTGCGAGCGGCTGGTCGCTGCCGCCTCCAAGCCCTTCTATCTGGTGGTGGAGAAGATCCTCGCCCGGCATGAGCGGCTGCGCGAGGATTGGCCGATAGACGGCACCACCGGCTACGAATATGCCAACCTGATGGGCGGCCTGTTTGTCGATCCCAAGGCGGAGGAGGCCTTTACCCGCCTCTATGCCGACTTTATCGGCCGGCGCGACGATTTCGAGGAGGTGGTGCGGCAGTGCAAGATCCGTATCATGGAAAGCGAGATGGCGAGCGAGTTGAACGTGCTGTCGCGCAAGGCGGCGCGCATCGCCCGTTCCAACCCCGCCACCGCCGACTTCACCGCCAACATCCTGCATCAGGCGTTGAAGGAGACCATCGCCCGCTTCCCCGTTTACCGCACCTATGTCGACGGCGGCGTGCCGAGCGATCTCGACCGCCGCGACATCGACTGGGCGATCTCGCAGGCGCGGCGGGCGGAACAGGGGCCGGACGGCTCGGTCTATGATTTCCTGCAGCGGCTGCTGACCACCGATCTGGTGGCCGCACCCAAGAGCGGCTACAGCCACCGGCAGGTCACCCGCTTCGCCATGCGGTTCCAGCAGTATAGCGGCCCCGTGATGGCCAAGGGGCTGGAGGACACCGCCTTCTACCGCTACAACCGGTTGGCGGCGCTGAACGAGGTCGGAGGCCATCCCGACCATTTCGGCGTCAGCGTATCCGCCTTCCACCGCGCCAACCAGGACCGCGCCCGCAACTGGCCGGGCAACATGCTGGCCAGCACCACCCACGACACCAAGCGTGGCGAGGACACCCGCGCCCGCCTCTACGCCCTGTCGGAGATGCCGGAGGAGTGGGAGCGGCAGGTCCAGACCTGGAGCCGCCTGCTGCGTGCCCGCCGCGGCGACGTGGAGGGCACCGCCCCGCCCGACCGCAATGACGAGTACCTGTTCTACCAGCTGCTGCTGGGCGCATGGCCGGCGGAGCTGACCGGTGCCTCGGTCGAGCAGATCGAACAGTCGGCGATGACCGCCTTCGCGGAGCGCATCGTCGGCGCCATGACCAAGTCGATGCGCGAGGCCAAGCTGCATTCGACCTGGGCGGCACCCAACGAGGCCTATGAGGGAGCGGTCATCAGCTTCATCCACGACGCGCTGGACGTGACCCGCCGGAACGCCTTCCTGGAGGCATTCCTGCCCTTCCAGGCGGCGCTGGCGCGGATCGGTATGGTCAATGGGCTGTCCCAAACCCTGCTGAAGCTGACCAGCCCCGGCGTGCCCGATATCTATCAGGGCTGCGAGCTGTGGAATCTCAGCCTTGTCGATCCGGACAACCGGCTGCCGGTGGATTATGACGCCCGCCGCAAGCTGCTGGACGAGGTCGAGGGCGTGGTGGAGCGCGGCGTCGTCGCCGGCCTGTTGGAGCGCTGGACCGACGGCGCGGTGAAGCTGGCGGTGACCCGGCAGGCCCTGGCGGTGCGGGCGGAGAAGCCGGAGGTCTTCAGCGCCGGCGAGTATCTGCCGCTGGACGCCACCGGCGACCGGGCCGACCATGTGGTCGCCTATGCCCGCCGCGCCGGCGACGACACGGTGGTGGTGGCGGTGCCCAGGCTGGTCGGTCAGTTGGGCGAAAGCCCCGACTGGGGCAACACCGCCATCCCGCTGCCGCGCGGCGCCCGCTGGCGCAATCGCCTGACCGGTGCGGAGGTTGAGGGCGGCGACGCGGTTTCCATCGCGACGCTGTTCGCCGACCTGCCGGTGGCGTTGCTGTCGCGCGAGGGGTGA
- the treZ gene encoding malto-oligosyltrehalose trehalohydrolase has protein sequence MPTAPQPHAHSNVLASPLEGEILSRLQDSLLPDHLLTRRWYAAKDAGRPVVRIVDALPLPLPNGSQAQLCLLRVEPPGREPQLYQLPLILDHGTGGDPSVIEGTGDLPFAGRLRDGYADDGVVRALLAAILKGDPQEGETALSPGLNAGRTRACQALARRLDVGAPLHRMTAEQSNTSIRIGDVAILKGLRKLEPGTHPELEVSRFLTEVAQFPNTPALLGWVERANSSGSTTLCVMQELVPEAKDGWGHVTGYLNDRVARFTDGDDAQAADADSVAFLRILGQRTAELHRALATPGGGDAFTPEPATAERLKDWAGGVRSLAKRVLERLRSAVPTLDPAIAPQATALAASEAAMMAQIDALIPPTADLSAMRLHGDYHLGQVLVSRGDVQIVDFEGEPMRPLAERRAKHCILRDVAGMLRSIAYAAAMARNAMPGDLDGPSRDARTAWLSWWEGAASAAFLDGYRNAIGDCPGFPRDPLAAPTLLKLFLLEKALYEVGYELANRPGWVAIPLAGVTAIIRADAGPEIASRDRDRIAPVDERRRCHSMPFGAEVQADGSVRFAIWAPTAASVLLSLDDGGQPMSMEVQGDGWFSLTTARAQAGSRYRFVLPDGLAVPDPASRFQPDDVHGSSEVIDPGVHAWTDAAWTGRPWHETVLYELHVGSFTEEGTFLSAIERLDDLVELGVTAIELMPVADFPGSRNWGYDGVLPFAPDSAYGRPEDLKILVQEAHARGLMVFLDVVYNHFGPEGNYLHAFANSFFTDRHKTPWGAAINVDGERSGAVRDFFIHNALYWLEEYHLDGLRLDAVHAIIDDSDRHVLEELAERVHSHFQNQRHVHLVLENDANQARFLARHREGDPRWHSAQWNDDLHHCLHSAATGEDGGYYADYAHDPAKWGRALAEGFAFQGDPSAYRDGELRGEPSAHLPPTAFVTFIQNHDQIGNRAFGERISHIAKAEAVRAATILYLLGPGIPMLFMGEEWASAKPFPFFCDFGEELAEAVRKGRAEEFAKFPEFQDPDARARIPDPTAPETAESAKLDWDARATPEHAEWLDWYRRALALRRAEIVPRLDGVPGGASSHGVIGKTGLTVCWKLGDGSRLHAFANLADTPASGFPEATGRVLWTEGAGLTGDTLGPWSVVLWLEEASALDRLADRMGIERSFDNAAGETVTASEETIRALLSAMGVEAGDEAAALALLDRLDEEEYGRALPPVVVRRAGEAVTAPVTLPHGTRTLRYTLTLESGETQSGVVGFGSLPRSRCITVGDVTYAERRLPLGKLDKAGYHTLRVETEHGVAETRLVLAPSRCHLPTPMLVGEKLWGLSAQLYTLRSDRDWGIGDFGDLRTLADIAAARGAAVVGLNPLHAMFLDNPEHASPYSPASRLFLNPLYIDVTAVPEFIDDADLRKQVASPEFRQALEAARATANVDYTAVSKLKLPILERLFAAFQTSAKPERRVAFDAFWTEGGIGLERFATFQALRERFAADGKADWHRWPAEFHDAAAPAVEQFAKEHSGRVAYFAWLQWLADDQLRAAAARASELGMTIGFYRDLAVGADAGGAETWMTPQAVVDAAHVGAPPDLFNPAGQDWGLPPFHPRALRDAGYRPFIDLVRANMRHAGALRIDHAMALQHVYWIPDGNPPGEGAYVAYPMEDLLGILALESQRQRCLVVGEDLGTVPEGFRERMTEAGVLSYRVVFFEWTEDGAFKGPDEYPELALATVGSHDLATLRGWWEGDDIVLKAGKGLYPAEDEAGKQKSRRSADRKALVEALRAAGIALPAGFGADSPYDEALDHAVHAFLARTNAVLAVAQLDDLTRERDQVNLPGTTDQYPNWRRKLSMTLEELADAPEPAAVAAILAAARPSSSSART, from the coding sequence GTGCCCACCGCGCCGCAGCCACACGCCCACTCGAATGTCCTGGCGAGCCCTCTGGAAGGCGAGATCCTGTCGCGTCTCCAGGATTCCCTGTTGCCGGACCATCTGCTGACCCGCCGCTGGTATGCGGCCAAGGATGCCGGCCGGCCGGTCGTGCGCATCGTCGATGCCCTGCCGCTGCCCCTGCCCAACGGCTCGCAGGCCCAGCTCTGCCTGCTGCGGGTCGAGCCGCCGGGGCGTGAGCCGCAGCTTTATCAGCTTCCCCTGATCCTCGACCACGGCACGGGCGGGGATCCGTCGGTGATCGAGGGAACCGGGGATCTGCCTTTCGCCGGACGCCTGCGCGACGGCTATGCCGATGACGGGGTGGTGAGGGCGCTGCTGGCGGCCATTCTGAAAGGCGATCCGCAGGAAGGCGAGACGGCGCTGTCGCCGGGCCTGAATGCCGGGCGGACGCGGGCCTGCCAAGCGCTGGCGCGCCGGCTGGATGTCGGGGCGCCGCTGCACCGGATGACGGCGGAACAGTCCAACACCTCCATTCGCATCGGCGACGTCGCCATCCTGAAGGGCCTGCGCAAGCTGGAACCGGGCACCCATCCGGAATTGGAGGTCAGCCGCTTCCTGACCGAGGTGGCGCAGTTCCCCAACACGCCGGCATTGCTGGGCTGGGTGGAGCGGGCCAACAGCTCCGGCTCCACCACCCTGTGCGTGATGCAGGAACTGGTGCCGGAGGCCAAGGACGGCTGGGGCCATGTCACCGGATACCTGAACGACCGCGTCGCCCGCTTCACGGATGGCGACGACGCCCAGGCGGCCGATGCCGACAGCGTCGCCTTCCTGCGCATTCTCGGCCAGCGGACGGCGGAGCTGCACCGCGCGCTCGCCACCCCCGGCGGCGGCGATGCCTTCACGCCGGAACCGGCGACGGCGGAGCGGCTGAAGGACTGGGCGGGCGGCGTGCGCAGCCTGGCGAAGCGGGTGCTGGAGCGGCTGCGCTCCGCCGTTCCGACGCTTGACCCGGCCATCGCACCTCAGGCCACGGCCCTCGCCGCCAGCGAAGCGGCGATGATGGCCCAGATCGACGCGCTGATTCCGCCGACCGCCGACCTCAGCGCCATGCGCCTGCACGGCGACTATCACCTGGGGCAGGTGCTGGTGTCGCGCGGCGACGTGCAGATCGTCGATTTCGAAGGCGAGCCGATGCGCCCGCTGGCCGAACGGCGGGCCAAGCACTGCATCCTGCGCGATGTCGCCGGCATGCTGCGCTCAATCGCCTATGCCGCCGCCATGGCCCGGAACGCGATGCCGGGCGATCTCGACGGGCCGTCCCGCGATGCCCGCACGGCTTGGCTGTCCTGGTGGGAGGGCGCGGCGTCGGCCGCCTTCCTCGACGGCTACCGCAACGCCATCGGCGATTGCCCCGGCTTCCCGCGCGACCCGCTGGCGGCCCCGACGCTGCTGAAGCTGTTCCTGCTGGAAAAGGCGCTGTACGAGGTCGGCTACGAGCTGGCCAACCGGCCGGGCTGGGTGGCGATCCCGCTGGCCGGCGTCACCGCCATCATCCGCGCCGATGCCGGGCCGGAGATCGCCAGCCGCGACCGTGACCGCATCGCCCCGGTGGACGAGCGCCGCCGCTGCCACTCCATGCCATTCGGGGCGGAGGTGCAGGCCGACGGCTCCGTCCGCTTCGCCATCTGGGCGCCGACGGCGGCGTCCGTCCTGCTGTCGCTCGACGATGGCGGGCAGCCGATGTCGATGGAAGTGCAGGGCGACGGCTGGTTCAGCCTGACCACGGCACGGGCGCAGGCGGGCAGCCGATACCGCTTCGTCCTGCCCGATGGGCTGGCGGTGCCGGACCCGGCGTCGCGCTTCCAGCCGGACGACGTGCACGGCTCGTCGGAGGTGATCGACCCCGGCGTCCATGCCTGGACCGATGCCGCCTGGACCGGCCGGCCCTGGCACGAGACGGTGCTGTACGAGCTGCATGTCGGCAGCTTCACCGAAGAAGGCACCTTCCTGTCGGCCATCGAGCGGCTGGACGATCTGGTCGAGCTGGGCGTCACCGCGATCGAGCTGATGCCGGTGGCCGACTTCCCCGGTTCGCGCAACTGGGGCTATGACGGCGTTCTGCCCTTCGCCCCCGACAGCGCCTATGGCCGGCCGGAGGACCTGAAGATCTTGGTGCAGGAGGCGCATGCCCGCGGGCTGATGGTCTTCCTCGACGTCGTCTACAACCATTTCGGTCCGGAGGGGAACTACCTCCACGCCTTCGCCAACAGCTTCTTCACCGACCGCCACAAGACGCCCTGGGGGGCGGCGATCAACGTCGACGGCGAGCGCAGCGGAGCGGTCCGCGACTTCTTCATCCACAACGCGCTCTATTGGCTGGAGGAATACCACCTCGACGGCCTGCGGCTGGACGCGGTCCACGCCATCATCGACGACAGCGACCGCCACGTCCTGGAAGAGCTGGCGGAGCGGGTGCACAGCCATTTCCAGAACCAGCGCCACGTTCATCTGGTGCTGGAGAACGACGCCAACCAGGCCCGCTTCCTTGCCCGCCACCGCGAGGGCGACCCGCGCTGGCACTCAGCCCAGTGGAACGACGACCTGCACCACTGCCTGCACAGCGCGGCCACGGGCGAGGATGGCGGCTATTACGCCGACTATGCCCATGATCCGGCCAAATGGGGCCGCGCCCTGGCGGAGGGCTTCGCCTTCCAGGGCGACCCGTCGGCCTACCGCGATGGCGAGTTGCGCGGGGAACCGTCGGCGCATCTGCCGCCGACCGCCTTCGTCACCTTCATCCAGAACCACGACCAGATCGGCAACCGCGCCTTCGGCGAACGCATCTCCCACATCGCCAAGGCCGAAGCGGTGCGGGCCGCGACCATCCTCTATCTGCTGGGTCCCGGCATCCCCATGCTGTTCATGGGCGAGGAATGGGCATCGGCCAAGCCCTTCCCCTTCTTCTGCGACTTCGGCGAGGAACTGGCCGAGGCGGTGCGCAAGGGCCGGGCGGAGGAGTTCGCCAAGTTCCCCGAATTCCAGGACCCCGACGCCCGCGCCCGCATCCCCGACCCCACCGCGCCGGAAACGGCGGAATCGGCCAAGCTGGATTGGGACGCCCGCGCGACGCCGGAACATGCGGAGTGGCTCGACTGGTATCGCCGCGCCCTGGCCCTGCGCCGGGCGGAGATCGTGCCGCGGCTGGACGGCGTCCCAGGCGGTGCCTCCAGCCATGGCGTCATCGGAAAGACCGGCCTGACCGTCTGCTGGAAGCTGGGCGACGGCAGCCGGCTTCATGCCTTCGCCAATCTGGCCGACACGCCGGCATCGGGTTTCCCCGAGGCCACGGGCCGCGTGCTGTGGACCGAGGGCGCTGGATTGACCGGCGACACGCTCGGCCCCTGGTCGGTGGTGCTGTGGCTGGAGGAGGCATCGGCGCTGGACCGGCTGGCCGACCGCATGGGCATCGAGCGCTCCTTCGACAACGCCGCCGGGGAGACGGTGACGGCCAGCGAGGAGACCATCCGCGCCCTCCTGTCGGCGATGGGGGTCGAGGCGGGGGACGAGGCCGCCGCGCTTGCCCTTCTCGACCGGTTGGATGAGGAGGAATACGGCCGCGCCCTGCCACCGGTGGTGGTCCGCCGCGCCGGCGAGGCGGTGACGGCGCCGGTCACCCTGCCCCACGGCACCCGCACCCTGCGCTACACCCTGACGCTGGAAAGCGGAGAGACGCAGAGCGGTGTCGTCGGCTTCGGCAGCCTGCCGCGCAGCCGCTGCATCACCGTCGGCGACGTGACCTATGCCGAGCGGCGCCTGCCGCTGGGCAAGCTGGACAAGGCCGGTTACCACACGCTGCGGGTGGAGACGGAGCATGGCGTGGCGGAAACCCGGCTGGTCCTGGCACCGTCCCGCTGTCACCTGCCGACGCCGATGCTGGTGGGGGAGAAGCTGTGGGGCCTGTCGGCGCAGCTCTACACCCTGCGCAGCGACCGTGACTGGGGCATCGGCGATTTCGGCGATTTGCGGACGCTGGCCGACATCGCGGCGGCGCGCGGGGCGGCGGTGGTCGGGCTGAACCCGCTGCACGCCATGTTCCTCGACAATCCCGAACATGCCAGCCCCTATTCCCCGGCCAGCCGGCTGTTCCTGAACCCGCTCTACATCGACGTCACCGCGGTGCCGGAGTTCATCGACGATGCCGACCTCCGCAAGCAGGTCGCCTCGCCCGAGTTCCGGCAGGCGCTGGAGGCGGCGCGCGCCACCGCCAACGTCGATTACACCGCGGTGTCGAAGCTGAAGCTGCCGATCCTGGAAAGGCTGTTCGCCGCCTTCCAGACTTCCGCCAAGCCGGAACGTCGCGTCGCCTTCGACGCCTTCTGGACGGAGGGCGGCATCGGGCTGGAGCGCTTCGCCACCTTCCAGGCCCTGCGCGAACGCTTTGCGGCCGATGGCAAGGCCGATTGGCACCGGTGGCCGGCCGAGTTCCACGACGCCGCGGCGCCGGCGGTGGAGCAGTTCGCCAAGGAGCATTCCGGCCGCGTCGCCTATTTCGCCTGGCTGCAATGGCTGGCGGACGACCAACTGCGCGCGGCGGCGGCGCGGGCGTCGGAACTCGGGATGACCATCGGCTTCTACCGCGACCTCGCGGTCGGTGCCGATGCCGGCGGGGCGGAAACCTGGATGACGCCGCAGGCGGTGGTGGACGCCGCCCATGTCGGCGCCCCGCCCGACCTGTTCAACCCGGCCGGCCAGGATTGGGGCCTGCCGCCCTTCCATCCGCGGGCGCTTCGCGATGCCGGCTACCGGCCCTTCATCGATCTGGTGCGTGCCAACATGCGCCATGCCGGTGCGCTGCGCATCGACCATGCGATGGCGCTTCAGCATGTCTATTGGATCCCCGACGGCAATCCGCCGGGCGAGGGCGCCTATGTCGCCTATCCGATGGAGGATCTGCTGGGCATCCTGGCGCTGGAAAGCCAGCGTCAGCGCTGCCTCGTGGTCGGCGAGGATTTGGGCACCGTGCCGGAGGGCTTCCGCGAGCGGATGACCGAGGCCGGGGTGCTGAGCTATCGCGTCGTCTTCTTCGAATGGACCGAGGACGGCGCCTTCAAGGGACCGGACGAGTATCCGGAGCTGGCGCTCGCCACCGTCGGCAGCCACGACCTCGCCACCCTTCGCGGCTGGTGGGAGGGCGACGACATCGTCCTGAAGGCCGGGAAGGGCCTCTATCCGGCGGAGGACGAGGCCGGGAAGCAGAAGAGCCGCCGGTCCGCCGACCGCAAGGCCCTGGTCGAGGCGTTGCGCGCCGCCGGGATCGCCCTGCCCGCCGGCTTCGGCGCCGACAGCCCCTATGACGAGGCGCTGGACCATGCGGTGCATGCCTTCCTCGCCCGCACCAACGCGGTGCTGGCGGTGGCGCAGCTGGACGACCTGACCCGCGAGCGCGATCAGGTCAACCTGCCGGGTACCACCGACCAATACCCCAACTGGCGCCGCAAGCTGTCGATGACGCTGGAAGAACTGGCCGACGCCCCGGAACCGGCGGCGGTCGCCGCCATCCTGGCCGCGGCGCGCCCGTCCTCTTCCTCCGCCCGCACCTGA